The region CAGTGCAAATAGAATTTCACAAGGTGTGCATCTATTTTATAAGCATAGCTTCCATAAAGACTTTAAATAAGTTACCTCCCCTGAGCTGACTCCCTCAAATGGAACAACCATTTCAACTTCTTCTCCACAAGTGTAAGCCTGTTTGGCTATCACAGTGGAGTCGGTTCCTGTAGCCCAAAATATTGTGGAGTCGTCTTTCACATATTTTAGCTGCTCAGTGTGAAAAAAATGTCAACTTAGTTGGAAGTAGATGGAGTTTACACAGAGTAAATATATAACGACAAAGGAAAATAAATAATACACATCAATGGTTGATAGATCATTTGGTAAAGTACTAAAAATAAAGGTTTAGTCCAGATAACGATTATGAAAATGAAAAGCATTAATCACGATGTGGCTTTTTAACTTCCTACTGTGTTATCGAGCTATGAAGATGCCTTATTGGATCCTTTGCTGCTAGAAAAAAGAATATCACATGCATAAAATGGAGTACAAGCATATACCTTATATGGCACCAGTGCACCAAATATGTAAAAAACTTAAATCCACTTTCcaaaaaaaaacaactaaataGATTACTTCAAACAAATCTTGTGAAAAGTCTAAACTGAATACCTTAATTTCACAACTTGCCAAATAATCATACTTCACATTGCCTGGGGTACACTCGTAAAGATGGAACCGTAAAGTTCCATATTCTTCATGTAAAACCATATTAAACGTGGAATCCCATCTAGGAGATGATCCAGATCTCGCACTGGTTCTCCTAGTCAAATCTTCAAGCTCAACCTCAATAAATGTCTGCAAATCTCGATCAACAAATTGCCCTTCTGAACTTCTATCAGGACAATCCTCTTGCTTTCTGGAGGGGCTTCCTCTCAAGCTACTCCTTAAAAGTCTATTTCCTGAAATGACTGTTACATATATAATTCCACCAACAGCCTttttctgtaagtcctctgctGGCAATGAGAAACAACGACGGTGAGGTTCAACCATTGTCTTCATTAAGGTTTCAGTAAAAATCTTAACCTATaagagaaagaaaggaaattcacaATAAATTTTCTTTCTAAATGTTTAGTGAGATATGCTATGTGAGAAGCTAAACTTTCAAGTTGATGATCAAATTATGTCAATTCTGGAGGAAAATATGAAAACACAATAATTTTTTAAGGCCAATGTACCACCATGATGATGCATAGGAAAAACTAGTTGAGTAAGTGGTAAGTTACAAACATGAAGAATCTATTGTACCGAGATTTATTTTTgttgataaataattttttactTGTATTTAATTATAAACTAAAGTTAAAAATAATTAGTTGTTTTTTcgtcattttttaataaaatatttttcaactagCAGCTAAAGAGATAGTCTTCAAAACAGCTTATCAAAGAGTTTCTCTAGACTTGATTTCTATATGCTTAAGAATCACACCAGCCAAGAAGAAACACCAGGGAGCTCTGTGGCAGGTAAAGATTGACTTCCACCACTCCCGAAGGCAACTCCAATTCTCACTTCAGGAGCTGCTATAAATGAGTACAAAACTGCTTTCCCATCAAGAATTGGCATCAGGAGAAGCTGTAAGATCAATTTAGAAAATAAGTCACTAAAAAACAGTAATAACAGCTTCCAAGTAATACACGGCTACCAATGCCATTGAAACACCACCAAATCATCTTTACATCGAAGATGCTAACGTAGAACAAAAGTAAAGGTAAATTGAAATTGATGTTTTCCAAAGAAAGCagaatcaattaaattgaaaataaacaaaaagatcaTCCATATCTAAATTGCACCAATGCTTTAACTAATTCAATATTACAAAAATCTGTGAGGGAAAGACAAAAAGGTACTCAGATTGGAAAACATATATACAAAATACAATAGGAAAGAAATATTTTTCTGTGTTTTTGACAGTGAAAAGGTGTCCTCACTCTATTTATATACCAAACGATTacagccaaaaagaaaaaaatctatGGCTGAATATCTGCATGTGATTTCGATCATAAGAAAGAAACATGTGAATTGTCAACTAATATGCAACAAGCAGCAAATACAACATTTAGTATCCACTATGTTCAAGAACAGTGAATGAATGTCTGCATGTATGGAAGATAATCAATACATGTAAAGAAACAACTTTACATACATCACCCTTAATATGTAGACTATTTATAACAATCCGAGCAGTTCCCATGAACGGCTTGGCCAACTTAGCAAGCAACAAAATACTCATGTCATTTGTGTCCCAGTCAAATCCCAAACGCATGAATCTCTGTCAATAGGCACACCAAAAACTCTATAAAAATCAAAGAATACAAGTACAAATCATTGCATTTAGGACAGCATATAAAATAACTGAGCAAATGAGAACAAGATACATATtactaaaaaaagaaaaaaaagctaGATAcacaaaaaataattatacaaagACTTTAATGTgagttttaaaatgtttaaatcaAAGTAACAGAGGAAAACAAAAGGAAACCTGATCATTTGAAGTCAGCCAACGAGTCCCTTGAAGACCTAAGCTAGGTGGACATGAACCCAATGAAAACTCCTGCAGCTCTATTCTTTCCTACATAAATTAAGTACAATGTATAACTTAGCTATCATCAAGTCAAATGTTAGAGccaaaaagagagagagaagaagagctAACATTATTCAAATTAAGATTTTCTCAAAAAAATATCAGTTCAAAGATCAAGTACATATGTATTACTTACAATGAGCCTTGATTTCCTGTGCTTAAGACGTTTCTGCATAAAGAAACAAAATGTTAATCTAACAAATTAAGTCCATTGCAAATAGAGTGCAACTCTTTGACAGCTGAATTGATTGTGTGTCTAACCTAAGCACTGAAAAACTACAGTAAGGATTGAAACTTGTTTCAGCAAAACTTTGCTTAAGTACCTTCCAGTGAGTTCCAGATGAGATACAATAAGAGTATATAGATACGAAGAAATATTTATAGAGTTAAATGAAAGCCCCTGAAGGCCCAATGATTAAAATTCAGTAGAAATGGAAGCAGCATGAAAAGCAACAGAAATTGACTTCAACATAATTTGTGCATCTCTTGAAACAACAAATAAATCTAGAACAAAATACTATAAAGTGTACTAATATACTCCATAAGGAGAGGAGATCTGCTCATGGACATGCTACTAGTCTCCTATCCTATTACTAGGCCATATGTAACTTGAATTAGAATTCCAACCGAATTCGTTAGCCCCATGCAGGTATTTGAAACCAAACAAGCAAAACTAagcaatatttttatgatttaataAATGCAGAGGAATTTGTTACCTCAATAATAGAATAGAACCTTGTTGAAAGTTTTGGGCTAATGAAGTTGGGCCATACTTCTGTTACCATTCTATTCAACCACTCACAATGCTCTAACGGAGTTACAGGCTATAAAATATTACAGGGATTAATAAATAGCTCATTGAATTAAAATTTtgattaaagaaaataaaaaaggacAAGAAAAGCTAAATTAAATAAGCTACCGAGGTATTCAGTACGACTCGTTTCCATTTCTTGGTCAAGTCTTCAACAAGTATTCGGCGTTGATAACTTCCatactgaaaaaaaaaacaacaatggTAACTCAGTAACTCACATTAATACCATGTAAATTCTCAACCTTAAATCTCAAGATTTATTCCTTAAAAAAAACATTGTAGCTGGTATTGAAATGTACAATAACTAAGTCCTCTTCATGAAAATAGTTAATGCTCAATGTATCAGTTATTTTCCTCAATTCACAGTTTGATTCACCCATTTTAAAGGGACTTGCATTAGGGAAGAAAAAAGACATCCAAATTAATGTAATTAAAGGAAAAACTAAATCGTACATAAAATTGCAACGAGGTGAGAAAGAAATTAAGCAAGTTCTCATCCAAATCAGTAGACAAAGACAGCTGGCATTAGCTGAAGATTTAACAATTACTTATCATCATTTGCAATAAAGATTTAGATAGCTGATAAAACAAAAAGCGAAAACGTTCTATAGGGAACTGATCAGATACCTAAAACTCACCGATCCACCAGACCAAggttaagagagagagagaactattCATGGAAAAAGTGATAGAGAAGCAAAATATATTCTAAACAGAGAAGAAGATAACAAAACAGATCACATTCACAGAGAGCTCAACCTGAATAGTTGCCCAAACGGCAATAACAATAGGAACCCAATTGGAGAAAGAGAAAATCCATCTTTCAATACACCAAGCAAGCAAAATCAAAGCAACCAGAAATGGAAGATAAGGCTTCTCCTCCATTACATGGTTGAAAAACTTCACAGCCTCTTCAACATTCGAGCCTCTCCTCTTTCTCCTACTCATTTTATCAAAAACCCAGAAGCCAAAACTATCTCTAACTTCACTTCCCTATCTCGACTGTGAATTTCTCATCCATATTTAACTCAGAACCCAAAAAGAAAGGCATAAAATTCTCGAGAATTGTAATTGAAAGAAACCCAGAATTTAATTCCCAACAAAGTGGGCAATGTTGGAGACCCCAAAATAAG is a window of Humulus lupulus chromosome 4, drHumLupu1.1, whole genome shotgun sequence DNA encoding:
- the LOC133830992 gene encoding synaptotagmin-5, with amino-acid sequence MSRRKRRGSNVEEAVKFFNHVMEEKPYLPFLVALILLAWCIERWIFSFSNWVPIVIAVWATIQYGSYQRRILVEDLTKKWKRVVLNTSPVTPLEHCEWLNRMVTEVWPNFISPKLSTRFYSIIEKRLKHRKSRLIERIELQEFSLGSCPPSLGLQGTRWLTSNDQRFMRLGFDWDTNDMSILLLAKLAKPFMGTARIVINSLHIKGDLLLMPILDGKAVLYSFIAAPEVRIGVAFGSGGSQSLPATELPGVSSWLVKIFTETLMKTMVEPHRRCFSLPAEDLQKKAVGGIIYVTVISGNRLLRSSLRGSPSRKQEDCPDRSSEGQFVDRDLQTFIEVELEDLTRRTSARSGSSPRWDSTFNMVLHEEYGTLRFHLYECTPGNVKYDYLASCEIKLKYVKDDSTIFWATGTDSTVIAKQAYTCGEEVEMVVPFEGVSSGELTVKLVLKEWQFSDGSHSLNNFRVNSRQSLNGSSNFLPRTGRKIYITVMEGKDLSMKDRSGKCDPYVKLQYGKVIQKTKTAHSLNPVWNQKFDFDEIGDGDYLKIKCFSEEIFGDENIGSARVNLEGLNEGSVRDVWIPLEKVSSGELRLQIEAVRVEDFEGSRGSSKGSGNGWIELSLIEAKDLIAADLRGTSDPYVRVQYGNLKKRTKIMYKTLNPKWNQTLEFPDNGSPLILYVKDHNALLPTSSIGDCVVEYDRLPPNEMSDKWIPLQGVKRGEIHIQITRKVPELLKRASLDSEPSLAKAHDISSQMKQMMIKCRSLTNNGNLEELSAALSELESLEDTQDDYMVQLETEQMLLLNKIKELGQEIFNSSPSLSRRSSPN